A window from Candidatus Zixiibacteriota bacterium encodes these proteins:
- a CDS encoding DUF3520 domain-containing protein, protein MSVTRILIPILILMLIFGTLSSINAGSTGKIIGKVFEAKSGEALPGVAVVIEGTKIGTMTKPDGSFIILNVPPGKYDLVIRFIGYKKLTIKDLMLKVDDTYNLGILKLEETILQSAETVVTAERSEIKLGEVQNIRSVTADEIEKTQIDNIDKLLQSQTGTVNSNGEIHIRGGRTGEISYQVDGVERKSFSPRLSPAPPMGQWLPHGGTTPPNGEPYSGAFFKHHGVNPFVFTDDDRYSTFAIDVDDASYSVTRGYIDRGHLPPADAVRVEEFVNFFNYDYPAPTRDRFKAYTEGAPSYFGQNCDLVRIGIKGQEIDTQDRKPAVLTFVIDVSGSMGIDTRLGLVKKALRILVDNLREDDKVGIAVYANRGRKILDHTSIKDKAEILLAIDGLRPAGSTFAEEGLKIGYQMASENFKKGAINRIILCSDGVANVGATGPDQILAEIKKYVEQGITLTTVGFGMNNYNDVLMEKLGDKGNGHFAYVDNLQQARRVFMENLTGTLQVIAKDVKIQVDFDPEKVLSYRLLGYENRDVEDDKFRDDKEDGGEIGAGHDVTALYEIKFREGARGKYATVFIRHKDPEFNDEVSELSFPLKREDISSTFENRSVDFRLSACAAQFAEILRESYWAKGESLDDLLPVVQKLGSDKPGDDDIIEFTAMVSRTKKLWDAKELLTSGED, encoded by the coding sequence ATGTCTGTTACAAGGATTCTTATACCCATTTTGATCCTGATGCTGATTTTCGGCACACTTTCGAGCATCAACGCAGGTTCCACCGGTAAAATTATCGGTAAAGTGTTTGAAGCAAAAAGTGGTGAAGCACTTCCCGGGGTAGCTGTCGTTATCGAGGGTACCAAAATTGGCACTATGACGAAACCCGACGGCAGTTTCATTATTTTGAACGTTCCGCCCGGAAAATACGATCTCGTTATCCGTTTCATAGGATACAAAAAACTAACTATCAAAGACCTGATGCTAAAAGTGGACGACACCTATAATCTGGGGATTTTGAAATTAGAGGAAACTATACTTCAGTCCGCTGAAACAGTCGTCACCGCGGAAAGATCTGAAATCAAGCTCGGTGAAGTTCAGAATATCCGTTCTGTAACAGCAGATGAAATCGAGAAAACGCAGATTGATAATATCGATAAACTATTACAATCACAAACTGGAACAGTCAACAGCAATGGTGAGATACATATCAGGGGTGGCAGAACGGGAGAAATAAGTTATCAAGTTGATGGTGTGGAGAGGAAAAGTTTCAGTCCCCGCCTCTCGCCTGCTCCGCCCATGGGGCAATGGCTTCCCCATGGCGGTACCACACCCCCAAATGGCGAGCCCTATTCGGGAGCTTTCTTTAAACATCATGGAGTGAATCCCTTTGTTTTTACGGATGATGACCGCTATTCGACTTTCGCAATCGATGTCGACGATGCCTCATACAGCGTAACCCGTGGATATATCGACCGCGGTCACCTGCCGCCTGCTGATGCTGTCCGGGTTGAAGAGTTCGTGAATTTCTTTAATTACGATTATCCGGCTCCGACTCGTGACCGATTCAAGGCCTATACCGAAGGCGCGCCATCGTATTTCGGTCAGAATTGCGACCTGGTCAGAATCGGTATCAAGGGACAGGAAATAGATACGCAAGATCGTAAACCGGCAGTACTGACATTCGTAATCGATGTATCCGGCTCGATGGGCATTGATACCCGTCTCGGCCTGGTCAAAAAAGCTCTCAGGATCCTGGTTGATAACCTGCGTGAAGATGACAAAGTCGGGATCGCCGTTTACGCCAACCGGGGGCGAAAGATCCTGGACCACACCTCGATCAAAGATAAAGCCGAAATCCTGCTGGCGATAGACGGTTTGAGGCCCGCCGGATCGACCTTCGCCGAAGAAGGTCTCAAGATCGGTTACCAGATGGCTTCCGAAAATTTCAAAAAAGGCGCAATCAACCGCATCATCCTTTGCTCCGACGGTGTCGCCAATGTCGGCGCGACCGGGCCGGACCAGATTTTGGCCGAGATCAAAAAGTATGTCGAACAGGGCATCACCCTGACTACGGTAGGCTTCGGTATGAATAACTACAACGATGTCCTGATGGAGAAGCTGGGCGACAAGGGCAACGGCCATTTTGCCTATGTCGACAACCTCCAGCAAGCCCGCCGGGTCTTCATGGAAAACCTGACTGGCACACTTCAGGTGATCGCCAAGGACGTTAAAATACAGGTCGATTTCGATCCTGAAAAAGTGCTCAGTTACAGGCTTTTGGGCTATGAAAATCGCGATGTCGAAGATGATAAATTCCGCGATGACAAAGAGGATGGCGGAGAAATCGGGGCCGGCCATGATGTCACCGCACTCTATGAAATCAAGTTCAGGGAGGGCGCTCGTGGAAAGTACGCGACTGTCTTCATCCGTCACAAGGATCCCGAATTTAACGACGAAGTGAGCGAACTCAGTTTCCCGCTCAAGCGTGAAGATATCTCCTCAACATTTGAAAATAGATCGGTCGATTTCAGGTTGTCCGCCTGTGCCGCCCAGTTTGCTGAAATTCTGCGCGAATCCTACTGGGCCAAAGGCGAAAGCCTGGATGATCTTCTTCCGGTGGTACAAAAGCTCGGCAGTGATAAGCCGGGTGATGATGACATCATCGAATTCACCGCCATGGTAAGCAGGACTAAAAAGCTGTGGGACGCCAAAGAACTCCTGACATCAGGTGAAGACTGA
- the ggt gene encoding gamma-glutamyltransferase has product MIMRYTRFVLISITLLISLSLFTCQDHKIEYFQGALSTVHPIATEVGRDVLVRGGNVADCAVAVGFTLAVVYPQAGNLGGGGFAVVYSKDSSLVTTLDFREKAPLFATEDMYLDSLGNPVVDASLFGYKAAAVPGTVAGLLELHHRFGLLPLNDLLSLAIELAENGFAVDSVLASDLVDHMQALAEFESTREIFFRDGIPLRRGDTLVQTDLAEVLKRIAEYGASGFYGGRTADLLEQACMANGGLITRTDLKEYQPRWRLPISCEYDDLRIFSMGPPSSGGILLAQIFNMLSQFSLPKNSPYNPVFVHLFAETCKRAYADRAEYLGDFEFVDVPIRELTSLNYAVERISDFNPVQATPSTEVEPGNLAGESEQTTHYSIVDSYGNALALTYTINASFGSKVVADSLGFFLNNEMDDFVIKPGVPNLYGLVGGQANKIAPQKRPLSSMSPTIVFKDDEPVMVTGSPGGSRIITTVALSILYYYHFNFNLERTVFAPRYHHQHLPDAIYYEPGAFDEETIKNLIDLGHTMTERTPYGCLNVLARKTSTSTWQAEADNRRGGQAVVIE; this is encoded by the coding sequence ATGATTATGAGATATACACGGTTTGTCTTGATTTCGATCACGCTTCTTATCTCGCTGTCGCTTTTCACCTGCCAGGATCACAAAATCGAGTATTTCCAGGGCGCGCTCAGCACCGTTCATCCGATTGCCACCGAAGTCGGCCGGGATGTCCTGGTGAGGGGTGGAAACGTGGCTGACTGCGCGGTCGCAGTCGGTTTTACGCTGGCGGTCGTGTACCCGCAGGCGGGAAACCTGGGCGGTGGTGGGTTTGCCGTGGTCTATAGCAAGGATTCCAGTCTCGTGACCACTCTCGATTTTCGAGAGAAAGCTCCGCTGTTCGCGACCGAGGATATGTATCTCGACTCGCTCGGTAATCCGGTCGTGGACGCCAGCCTGTTCGGCTACAAAGCGGCCGCGGTACCGGGCACAGTGGCGGGACTTCTGGAATTGCATCACCGTTTCGGGCTTTTGCCTTTAAACGACTTGCTCTCTTTAGCAATCGAACTGGCGGAAAATGGATTCGCAGTTGATTCGGTGCTGGCCTCGGACCTGGTCGATCATATGCAGGCCCTGGCCGAATTCGAAAGCACTCGTGAGATTTTCTTCAGAGACGGAATTCCGCTCCGCCGGGGCGACACGCTGGTTCAAACCGACCTGGCAGAGGTATTGAAACGAATTGCCGAGTACGGTGCCAGCGGTTTCTATGGCGGGCGGACTGCCGATCTTTTAGAGCAGGCCTGCATGGCCAACGGCGGATTGATAACCCGTACAGACCTCAAAGAGTATCAGCCTCGCTGGCGTCTTCCGATCAGTTGTGAATACGATGATTTGAGGATATTTTCGATGGGTCCGCCGTCATCAGGAGGCATACTCCTGGCCCAGATATTTAACATGCTCTCGCAATTCAGCCTGCCCAAAAACAGCCCCTACAATCCGGTCTTCGTACACCTGTTCGCGGAAACATGCAAGCGGGCCTATGCGGATCGTGCTGAATACCTGGGAGATTTCGAATTCGTGGATGTGCCCATTCGCGAGCTGACCTCGCTTAATTACGCGGTCGAGCGAATCTCTGATTTCAATCCCGTGCAGGCCACACCTTCAACAGAAGTAGAACCGGGAAACCTGGCCGGTGAATCGGAGCAGACGACACATTACTCAATTGTCGACAGCTACGGTAACGCCCTGGCTTTGACATATACAATAAACGCCAGCTTCGGCTCGAAAGTGGTGGCCGACAGCCTCGGTTTCTTTCTAAACAACGAGATGGATGACTTCGTGATCAAACCGGGCGTGCCCAACCTGTATGGGCTGGTGGGTGGTCAGGCCAATAAAATCGCGCCCCAGAAACGACCACTCTCTTCCATGTCGCCGACGATCGTATTCAAAGATGATGAGCCCGTGATGGTGACCGGATCACCGGGCGGTTCCAGGATCATCACAACCGTCGCTCTCTCGATTCTATATTACTACCACTTCAATTTCAACCTCGAGCGGACGGTTTTTGCTCCCCGCTACCACCACCAGCATCTCCCTGACGCGATCTACTATGAACCGGGAGCATTCGATGAAGAGACCATAAAAAATCTAATCGATCTGGGTCATACGATGACCGAACGAACTCCCTATGGTTGCCTGAATGTACTAGCCCGCAAAACGTCGACTTCAACCTGGCAGGCCGAAGCAGATAATCGCCGCGGCGGCCAGGCTGTCGTGATAGAGTAA
- a CDS encoding response regulator has protein sequence MSAIVDDSKSRKYKILIVDDEQIILNIASDVLKTEGYEITTSNDPLKALELLNSQKFDFLLTDIKMPNMDGMTLAREAQKIDPDLGTVFMTGYASLDTAKEAIKTGAYDYIMKPFELTELRNAIKKATDKKTRLEESSGGQDLKRLSDLMEVLYNVGDRDSLLKLSLGLALLNCSLEVGMIAAWDARSSKLDLAATQNVKEGAFKMLSRMMRAGEIESCFQVESPLRTTGMTSNEFFANLIKVIPEAESYAGFFREDASVTTLAVNSRNHFHVVLLLQESSEEPLHDRDLKLLSIVLSLISLAAENIALFEESQKALSELEKLHDDIVNLEKVATKGIMSAEIGHELNNFLNIVRSNFEILSYKAKIENMQEVEKYIESINGSLDQMTRFTSGLVDSANLKTEIQSINLNELIEDIVSFLSPQKRFREIKLNKYLDTSTPAMMADPSQLSQLFYNILNNAAQALKKHDDSKIDIHTNFDPEKEEVVIEVRDNGPGIPQDLVDKAFTTRFTTKSEGHGFGLIVCAKVVANHNGKIKVRRGNEGGTIFTIKLPLEAPSEENRQDDSEIARIRV, from the coding sequence ATGAGTGCCATTGTGGATGACAGCAAATCCAGAAAATACAAGATCCTTATCGTAGATGATGAGCAGATCATATTAAATATCGCTTCGGATGTTCTCAAAACCGAGGGCTATGAAATAACGACTTCGAATGATCCGCTTAAAGCACTCGAACTTCTGAATTCCCAGAAATTTGACTTTTTACTGACCGACATCAAGATGCCCAATATGGACGGCATGACCCTGGCGCGTGAAGCGCAGAAGATCGACCCCGATCTGGGAACGGTTTTCATGACCGGTTACGCCAGTCTTGACACCGCCAAGGAGGCGATCAAGACCGGCGCCTATGACTATATCATGAAGCCGTTCGAACTTACCGAGCTTCGTAACGCCATAAAAAAAGCGACCGACAAAAAGACCCGCCTGGAGGAAAGTTCTGGCGGGCAGGATTTGAAACGTCTCTCTGACCTGATGGAGGTGCTTTACAATGTCGGTGACCGTGACAGCCTGTTAAAACTGTCTTTGGGGCTGGCGCTTTTGAATTGCAGTCTGGAGGTTGGCATGATCGCCGCCTGGGACGCTCGTTCCAGCAAGCTCGATTTGGCCGCCACTCAAAATGTCAAGGAAGGCGCATTCAAGATGCTCTCGCGGATGATGCGGGCCGGAGAAATCGAAAGCTGTTTCCAGGTCGAGTCACCTCTTCGAACAACCGGGATGACTTCGAATGAATTCTTTGCAAACCTGATAAAAGTAATTCCCGAGGCTGAATCTTATGCCGGATTTTTCCGGGAAGATGCCTCTGTTACGACCCTGGCTGTCAACAGTAGAAATCACTTTCACGTCGTTTTGCTGTTGCAGGAATCGAGCGAGGAACCACTCCACGACCGCGACCTGAAACTGCTGTCGATTGTACTCTCCCTGATATCGCTGGCGGCAGAAAACATCGCCCTGTTCGAGGAATCCCAGAAAGCGTTGTCGGAGCTCGAAAAGCTCCACGATGATATCGTCAACCTTGAGAAAGTGGCTACCAAGGGAATCATGTCGGCTGAGATCGGGCACGAACTCAATAACTTCCTCAATATCGTGCGCTCAAATTTTGAGATTCTGAGCTACAAGGCAAAGATCGAAAATATGCAGGAGGTGGAAAAGTATATCGAGAGCATCAACGGCAGTCTCGACCAGATGACACGCTTCACATCGGGGCTGGTTGATTCAGCCAATCTCAAAACCGAAATCCAGAGCATCAATCTCAACGAACTGATTGAAGATATCGTGTCGTTTTTATCACCTCAAAAGCGCTTCCGCGAGATCAAGCTGAACAAGTACCTGGACACCTCTACTCCTGCCATGATGGCCGATCCGAGCCAGCTGTCACAGCTCTTTTACAACATCCTTAACAATGCCGCGCAGGCCTTGAAGAAGCATGATGATTCTAAAATCGATATCCATACGAATTTTGATCCTGAAAAAGAAGAAGTTGTAATCGAAGTACGCGACAACGGTCCGGGCATCCCCCAGGATCTTGTCGACAAAGCTTTCACCACCCGCTTTACGACCAAATCCGAGGGCCACGGGTTCGGACTGATCGTATGCGCCAAAGTTGTCGCCAACCACAATGGCAAAATCAAAGTCCGCCGTGGAAACGAAGGCGGTACCATCTTCACCATCAAACTCCCTCTCGAAGCTCCTTCTGAAGAAAATCGTCAGGACGATTCCGAAATCGCCAGGATCAGGGTCTGA
- a CDS encoding response regulator encodes MSEIKKVLVVDDTPIIRRFLCDVLESEGYEFDEANDGVEAIDKIRSDSYDLVICDIHMPRKNGFDTFIEAREIDPDICFVMTDSLPDKLAEKTNQMGALCCLAKPFELTELKKTLKQAEKLVKPR; translated from the coding sequence ATGTCTGAAATCAAAAAAGTACTGGTTGTCGATGACACTCCGATCATCAGGCGCTTCCTGTGTGATGTTCTCGAATCGGAGGGGTATGAATTCGATGAAGCCAACGATGGAGTTGAGGCTATAGACAAAATCAGGTCCGACAGCTATGACCTGGTAATCTGTGATATTCATATGCCGCGCAAAAACGGATTCGACACTTTTATTGAAGCACGGGAGATCGATCCCGATATCTGCTTTGTCATGACCGACAGCCTGCCGGACAAGCTGGCGGAAAAGACAAACCAGATGGGCGCATTGTGTTGCCTGGCAAAACCATTCGAGTTGACGGAACTCAAGAAAACTCTGAAGCAGGCCGAAAAACTTGTTAAACCTCGATGA
- a CDS encoding HAMP domain-containing protein, giving the protein MRRLFKVTSLRFQAVAAISALIILTSAILVGSLIKSQKENMMTELKKRGESLIKILANNCEYGVMIESEMILKDLMKTLAFEKDFVFVTVQNSQGDLIAQVSTLQDSLDMNELITGNTENLLNLKRVSVDIRRLKNLNYNLMEFTYPVFKYSVEGGLAREELGNVQTGLNGGNVKAEPIGLARLGISLLQMEKDISRMVWMTIILTTLVVMAAIVLTITMVNFTIKPIENIVSVTERIASGDLSHQVPVKSTDEIARLAVSFNKMTDSLRKYRHEVEMYNRTLEQKIAERTRELENAQDQLIQSEKMAAIGQLAAGVAHELNNPMGGILGYSQYALEKISRKKATEMTEEDIESQCRFLGDIEQQARRCKEIVKNLLKFSRTSSKEDFEPFDLNEAIEETLTFVQHQLDMKNIELEKQLDPDLPKYNGNASQLQQVFTNLIINAEHAMKEGGKLLIATRFAKPVGEFTGCVEVEFTDSGCGIPPEVLNKIFEPFYTTKEVGKGTGLGLSISYGIIKEHQGDILVKSRVGEGTTFMLVLPLDKACTTEQPPQPETESEQIRDVE; this is encoded by the coding sequence ATGAGGCGGTTGTTTAAGGTGACATCCCTGCGTTTCCAGGCAGTGGCGGCGATTTCAGCCCTGATCATTCTGACCTCGGCTATTTTGGTCGGTTCACTGATCAAAAGCCAGAAAGAAAACATGATGACCGAGCTGAAAAAACGCGGTGAATCATTGATCAAGATTTTGGCCAACAACTGCGAATACGGCGTCATGATCGAGTCCGAGATGATCCTCAAGGACCTCATGAAAACTCTCGCCTTCGAAAAAGACTTCGTATTCGTGACCGTGCAAAACAGCCAGGGTGACCTGATAGCCCAGGTCTCCACGCTCCAGGATTCGCTCGACATGAATGAACTGATCACCGGCAATACTGAAAATCTTCTGAATCTGAAACGTGTCTCGGTCGATATTCGCCGGCTGAAGAACCTCAACTACAACCTGATGGAATTCACTTATCCGGTCTTCAAGTATTCAGTCGAGGGAGGCCTGGCACGCGAAGAACTGGGCAATGTCCAGACCGGTTTGAATGGCGGCAATGTCAAGGCCGAGCCGATCGGGCTGGCGCGCCTGGGCATTTCTCTTCTCCAGATGGAAAAAGACATATCGCGCATGGTCTGGATGACAATTATTCTGACCACGCTGGTTGTCATGGCGGCGATTGTCCTCACGATCACCATGGTCAATTTCACGATCAAACCGATCGAAAATATCGTGTCAGTCACGGAGCGGATCGCCTCGGGCGATCTCTCGCACCAGGTTCCGGTCAAGTCCACCGACGAAATCGCCAGACTGGCTGTATCTTTTAACAAGATGACCGACTCGCTTCGCAAGTACCGCCATGAGGTCGAGATGTACAACCGTACTCTCGAGCAGAAGATTGCGGAACGCACGCGCGAACTGGAAAATGCCCAGGACCAGTTGATCCAGTCGGAGAAAATGGCGGCTATCGGGCAACTCGCGGCGGGTGTCGCCCACGAATTGAACAACCCGATGGGCGGAATCCTGGGTTATTCGCAATACGCCCTCGAAAAGATTTCGCGCAAGAAAGCAACCGAGATGACCGAGGAGGACATCGAATCGCAATGCCGTTTCTTGGGCGATATTGAACAGCAGGCCCGTCGTTGCAAAGAGATCGTCAAAAATCTCCTGAAGTTCTCGCGCACCTCATCCAAGGAGGACTTCGAACCATTCGACCTCAACGAGGCGATCGAGGAAACATTGACATTCGTACAGCATCAGCTCGACATGAAAAACATAGAACTGGAAAAACAGCTCGATCCCGATCTCCCCAAATATAACGGCAACGCCAGCCAGCTCCAGCAGGTATTCACGAACCTGATCATCAATGCTGAACATGCCATGAAAGAGGGAGGCAAGCTCCTCATCGCAACCCGTTTTGCCAAGCCGGTGGGCGAATTTACTGGCTGTGTCGAGGTGGAATTCACTGACTCCGGATGTGGTATACCGCCTGAGGTTCTGAACAAAATCTTCGAACCGTTCTATACAACCAAGGAAGTCGGCAAGGGTACCGGTCTCGGGCTTTCTATTTCTTACGGCATCATCAAGGAGCACCAGGGCGATATACTGGTCAAGAGCAGGGTCGGCGAGGGCACGACCTTCATGCTGGTTCTGCCTTTGGATAAAGCCTGTACTACCGAACAACCGCCTCAACCTGAAACAGAATCGGAACAGATTAGGGATGTTGAATAA